The following are encoded together in the Pararhizobium qamdonense genome:
- a CDS encoding DUF1127 domain-containing protein produces MNVARSFNNWRKYRQTVTELGRMSSRELQDLGIDRADIHSVARQSVAR; encoded by the coding sequence CTTTCAATAACTGGCGCAAGTATCGTCAGACCGTTACCGAACTCGGCCGCATGAGTTCGCGCGAATTGCAAGACCTCGGCATCGATCGCGCCGACATCCACAGCGTTGCCCGCCAGTCGGTGGCTCGCTAA
- a CDS encoding SOS response-associated peptidase: protein MCNLYNVTTTRDAVLQFTKAFRDRAGWNEASFDVYPGYQAPIVRIAEDGQREIARATWGMPSPPAYVKNYDPGVTNIRNVASPHWRRWLGPTSRCVVPFTSFAEPDPASKVEGGRVPNAWFAGNEDRPLMFFAGFWTPWKGVRKVRDGEQEYELFGFLTTSPNEIVSPIHQKAMPSILTTPEEVETWLTAPWDEARHLQRPLPGNMLVIVPPQAKPKPDEEGLLL, encoded by the coding sequence ATGTGCAATCTCTACAATGTGACCACCACCCGTGACGCGGTTCTGCAGTTCACGAAAGCCTTCCGGGATCGCGCTGGCTGGAACGAAGCGAGCTTCGACGTTTACCCGGGCTATCAAGCGCCGATTGTCCGCATCGCAGAGGACGGTCAGCGGGAGATTGCACGGGCAACATGGGGCATGCCGTCACCGCCTGCCTATGTGAAGAACTACGATCCCGGCGTCACCAATATCCGCAATGTGGCGTCGCCGCACTGGCGCCGCTGGCTTGGACCCACCAGCCGCTGCGTAGTCCCGTTCACCTCCTTTGCCGAGCCCGACCCGGCCAGCAAGGTCGAAGGCGGGCGTGTGCCGAACGCCTGGTTCGCCGGCAACGAAGACCGGCCGCTGATGTTTTTCGCGGGCTTCTGGACGCCCTGGAAGGGCGTGCGCAAAGTCAGGGATGGCGAGCAGGAATACGAGCTGTTCGGATTTTTGACGACCTCGCCCAACGAGATCGTCTCGCCTATCCATCAAAAGGCAATGCCCTCCATCCTGACCACGCCTGAAGAAGTCGAGACCTGGTTGACAGCACCGTGGGATGAAGCCCGCCACCTACAGCGTCCGCTCCCGGGCAACATGCTTGTGATCGTGCCGCCACAGGCCAAACCGAAGCCGGACGAGGAAGGTCTGCTGCTTTGA